Sequence from the Sphingomonas koreensis genome:
CATTCTCCATATCGACGTCGATCGAGACGTCGCGGATCGCCTGTTTCTCGCCATAGAAGACGTTGACGCCGCGCGCCGCCATCTTGGCGTGTTCAGCCGGCCGTGCGGGAGCGGCGCTGGTGTCGGCGGAGTCTGCTAGGTCGGTTTGGGTCATAACTGAGGTCATCACCAGCGGGTCTCGAATTTGTTGCGAAGATAGATGGCGAGGGCGTTCATCGCGAGCAGGAAAGCCAGGAGCACGATGATCGCCGCGCTGGTCTTCTCGATGAAGCCGCGGCTGACCTCGTCCGACCAGAGAAAGATCTGGACGGGCAGCACGGTGGCGGGATCGAACACGCCGCCCGGCGGCGTGACGATGAAGGCGCGCATGCCGATCAGCAGCAGCGGCGCTGTCTCGCCCAGCGCACGCGCCATGCCGATGATCGTGCCGGTGAGGATGCCGGGCAGTGCGAGCGGCAGCACATGATGGAAGACCACCTGTACGCGGCTGGCGCCAATGCCCAGCGCGGCGTCGCGGATCGATGGCGGCACGGCCTTGATCGCGTTGCGTCCGGCGATGACGATCACAGGCATGATCATCAGCGCAAGCGTCAACCCGCCGACCAGGGGCGCCGAGCGTGGCAGCCCGAGCATGCCCAGGAACACGGCCAGGCCGAGCAGGCCGAAGATGATCGAGGGCACCGCGGCGAGGTTGTTGATCGAAACCTCGATCAGGTCGGTCCAACGGTTCTTGGGGGCATATTCCTCAAGATACACGGCCGAGAGCACGCCGATCGGGAAGGCGATCAGCAGCGTCACCAGCATGGTGAGCATCGAGCCCTTGAGCGCCCCCCAGATGCCTACCGCGGTGGGATCGGTCGAGTCGGCGCGGCTCAGGAAGCTCGCGTTGAAGCCGCTCTGCAGTGCACCCCGTTCGCGCAGTTGCTGGACGATCGTGCGGAACTCCGGCTCGCCGCCGCCGTCCGCGGCGGCATCGAGCTCGCTCGATGCCGGCACCCAGATATGCGTACTCTGGCTCAGCAGATTGGGGTCTTCCTTGATCGCGTCCCGAACGGCGGTCCAGGCGTTCTCGGCGATCAGCTCCTCGCCCTTCTCGCCGAACGCCGCGGTCGCGGCGTTCTGGACGCGATCCTCCAGGCCTGCACCCGCCAGCGCCAGATCGGCGCCGCGCGTGGCAAGCTGGGCGCGATCGACCTCGAGCGGCGCCGACTTGAAGTCGATCGGCAACGAAACCTCGGTCCGCATGAACCCGGCGGCGCCGTTGCCGATCATCGTGGCGAGCAGGAAGAACAGGAACGCCGCCGAGATGACGACCGCGCTCATGCCGATCAGCCGAAACCGGCGTTCGGCGCGATAGCGCTTGCGGATGCGCTTCTGCATCTCATCCGTCTTCCAGTCGGTGGGCGCGCGGTGGCTCAGCTCACTCATATGCTTCGCGATACTTCTTCACGACGCGCAGGGCGACGATGTTGAGGAGGAAGGTGATCATGAACAACGTCAGGCCCAGCGCGAAGGCGGCGAGGGTCTTGGGGCTGTCGAACTCGGCCTCGCCGGTCAGCAGATCGACGATCTGCTTGGTGACGGTGGTGGCGCTCTCGAACGGATTGAGCGTGATGTTGGCGGCGCCGCTCGCGGCCATCACAACGATCATCGTCTCGCCGATCGCTCGGCTGACCGCGAGCAGCACGCCTGCGACCACCCCCGGGAGCGCGGCCGGCAGCAGCACGCGGCGGATCGTCTCGCTGGTCGTCGCGCCCATCGCCAGGCTGCCGTCGCGCATTGCGCGAGGTACCGCGGCGATCGAATCGTCGGCCATGGAAGAGACGAACGGGATGATCATCACGCCCATGACGAGCCCCGCTGACAGTGCGCTCTCGGAGCTGGCATAGGTGAAGCCCAATGAAACCGCGACGTCGCGGATCGCGGGGCCGACGGTGAGCGCGGCGAAATAGCCATAGACCACGGTCGGTACGCCTGCGAGGATTTCGAGCAGCGGCTTCATCCACTGGCGCACCGCGGGGCGGGCATATTGAGTGAGGTAGATCGCGCTCATCAGCCCGAAGGGGATGGCGACGAGCATCGCAATCACCGCGCCGATGAAGAAGGTGCCCCAGAACAGCGGCACTGCGCCTAGCGTCGCGCCCGGATCAGCCGGGTCGATCACCTGTGGGCTCCACAATGTGCCGAACAGGAAATCGGTGATCGGCACCATCGAGAAGAAGCGCAGCGATTCGAACAGCAGCGACAGGAAGATGCCGAGCGTGGTCAGGATCGCGATGAGCGATGCGACCAATAGGGCGAGCATCACCGTCCGCTCGACGCGGGTGCGCGCGCGGAACTCAGCCTTGATGCGGGTATAGGCGAATGCACCGGTCGCGAAGGCGAGCAGGATTGCGATGCCGGTGCCCAGCCAGCCGTAGAAGCGGCTGGCCTGACTGTAGATCGGAGCGAGCTGCTCGGCGAGCGGATAGAAGCCGTAGCCGCCGCCCGCCGCCCGCGCGCGTACCTCGTTGAGGATCGCGTCGCGCTCGTATCCGAACAGTGGTAGGCCCGATGCCTGCGGCGCCTTCAGCACCGCATCGGTGGCGAGGCTCGGCGTAAGGATGCCCCATGCAATCACGAAGATCAGGGCCGGGATGACCGTCCACAT
This genomic interval carries:
- the pstA gene encoding phosphate ABC transporter permease PstA, which encodes MSELSHRAPTDWKTDEMQKRIRKRYRAERRFRLIGMSAVVISAAFLFFLLATMIGNGAAGFMRTEVSLPIDFKSAPLEVDRAQLATRGADLALAGAGLEDRVQNAATAAFGEKGEELIAENAWTAVRDAIKEDPNLLSQSTHIWVPASSELDAAADGGGEPEFRTIVQQLRERGALQSGFNASFLSRADSTDPTAVGIWGALKGSMLTMLVTLLIAFPIGVLSAVYLEEYAPKNRWTDLIEVSINNLAAVPSIIFGLLGLAVFLGMLGLPRSAPLVGGLTLALMIMPVIVIAGRNAIKAVPPSIRDAALGIGASRVQVVFHHVLPLALPGILTGTIIGMARALGETAPLLLIGMRAFIVTPPGGVFDPATVLPVQIFLWSDEVSRGFIEKTSAAIIVLLAFLLAMNALAIYLRNKFETRW
- the pstC gene encoding phosphate ABC transporter permease subunit PstC produces the protein MNPYALLFLVAGLGVIAWLTGRARAARFGAASKHRLHSLPGQHGLYVAMWTVIPALIFVIAWGILTPSLATDAVLKAPQASGLPLFGYERDAILNEVRARAAGGGYGFYPLAEQLAPIYSQASRFYGWLGTGIAILLAFATGAFAYTRIKAEFRARTRVERTVMLALLVASLIAILTTLGIFLSLLFESLRFFSMVPITDFLFGTLWSPQVIDPADPGATLGAVPLFWGTFFIGAVIAMLVAIPFGLMSAIYLTQYARPAVRQWMKPLLEILAGVPTVVYGYFAALTVGPAIRDVAVSLGFTYASSESALSAGLVMGVMIIPFVSSMADDSIAAVPRAMRDGSLAMGATTSETIRRVLLPAALPGVVAGVLLAVSRAIGETMIVVMAASGAANITLNPFESATTVTKQIVDLLTGEAEFDSPKTLAAFALGLTLFMITFLLNIVALRVVKKYREAYE